The Pontibacter sp. SGAir0037 DNA segment ACTTTTAACTACTTTCTGGCTTAACTATACTTGGTATAGTTGTTTCTAAAAGTGCGGGCAAAAAGTAGCTACACTATAAATAGAATAATTTTGCAAAACAGATCATTAAAAATTACATCTGGGGCTGCCGGTGCAGGTGTGCTACTGCAATGTAGTTGCATTATTTTGATGTTACTTTTTACCATACTTATTCCTGTTCCATTTGAAACTTATCTGCTAAAATAGCACTATACAAAGCCTCAACCAGTATAGCGCGCTACTTATTGCTGTTGATTTAGATTTTCCACCATTACAATAGGTGCTGATAGTATAAGACGCCGGAGTAGCTTCCGAGCGCCTGGTGAACAACTATTGCCTTTGCTTTTGTAATTGCGGGAAACCGATGTTTTGTGTTTTTAAGCTCACATTTTTAACTATTTAAAAATCTAATTTTATGAAAACCAAACGTTTATTTTTCCTTTCAGCTATTGCGCTAACTCTAGGCTTTACCTCCTGCCAGCAAGAAGAAGATGCCGTAACAAGTACAGATGAAATTTCTGAACAGGCACTGATCAAAATCTCACAAATGGGCTTTAGTAACCAGGGGGTGCAGCGTGTAGCAGGTGGCTATCTGGTGGAGGGAGACATCATGATTTCTGAAAAAGAGCTAAGCAGCAATTTTGAGACACAGGCACTACGTGTAGGGGAGGTGGAGCAATACCGAACCAACAACCTGGTAAGTGTAGGCAGCTCTGTACGTACAATCAACGTGGCTATATCTACCACGCTTCCGCAAAGTTATGTGGCAGCTGTTGATGAAGCCATTAGAAGATATAATGCCGAAAACCTTCGGATCAGGTTTGCACGTGTTTCTTCCGGCTATAACATCTTGTTAACTAAAGCGCCTAACAATGCCAGCTACCTGGCCTCTGCAGGCTTCCCGTCTGGTGGAAACCCTTACAACCAGGTGTTGGTTAACTCTACGTATATGGGCTCAAACCCAGGTACGAATTATCTGGCTACTGTATTGGCACATGAGTTGGGCCATTGCATCGGCTTCCGACATACCGACTATATGGACAGAAGCTATAGCTGTGGTGGTGCTTACACAAACGAAGGTGCAAGTTCTGTTGGCGCGGTACACATTCCGGGTACGCCAACTACTGCTGATGCAACATCCTGGATGCTGGCTTGTGTGGCAACAGGGCAAAACCGTCCGTTTAACGCGAACGACAGAATTGCTTTGAACTACCTGTACTAACAGGCTTCTAACAGCAAAAAAGGCGGTTGCTCCTGGGAGCAGCCGCCTTTTTTGCTGTTAGAAGCTTTACAAAATCACTACTCTGCTGGTTAGTATCTCTCCTTTTGCTGTATAAATTCGCAGCAGGTATAAGCCTTTTGTTAAACCAGTCGTTGGAATCGTTTTTAGTGCACCACTGTCTGCTGTTTCGTACATTAGCTTACCAACAGGGCTAATCAACTGAATGCGGGCAACTCCATCTCCTTCGCCTGCCAATACCTCCAGGTTCTGGCCAGCTACTACAGGATTGGGTGCCACCTGTATAAAACCCTTGTCTGAGTTAAATACTTCTTCAACAGAGCTATAGTAGGTGTTTTGGTAGATATCTGTGGCTTTAACCCTATACCTGTTCAGGCCGGGTGTTGCCTGCAGGTCTTCTAATGTAAAGCGTAAACTTTGTGCAGGTGAAAGTGTCTGTATAGTCTGAAAAGCACCCTGCTGCCATTTTTCAAATCGGATAGAGGCCAGATTATAATTAGTACTTAGCTCCAGGTCGAAAACTACTGTATCCATTACCAACTGGCGGGGAAGAAACGTTTTGATATAGCACAGTTCCTGTTGTGGATCATACCTCAAGCCACGGCTTTTATTTCCTGTAAGGCCGGATAAAACCGGTGCCACGGCGTACAATTGCGCATCATCTCCCGGGTGCTTCTCTAACACAACAAGTGTGTCGGATATAGTTTGCATAAGTTCCAGGTGCGTTGCTCCTAGCTGATAAAGTGCATATTCAGAAACATAGGGTATGGCATCCCACTGAAGCAATAAGGTATTACCGCAATAAAGGGCAATGGCAGGTTGTAAAGTAGCCGACAGTATAAACTCTTCGGAATATAAAACCTCTTCTGCTGTAGATATGCGTAACTGCCCTGTGCTTGATATGGCTGGTGCAGACCAGTCGTAGTAGCCGAGGGCAACATCGATGTTATCGGCTACCAGAACCCAGTTTTCTGTCCCTCCGCCTTTAAACTCCAGCCTGGCTTTGGTAGCGGCCGCAGAAGCTGGTTTTGCCTGCCAGCGAATACGGTTAATACCTGCCGCGCTTAGATTGCTACCTTTCGAAGGGTAAATCCACTGTGGCGTTGCCTCGTATTCGTAAGCAATTTCAAACACCTGAGGGTTAGAAGTTACCTGATGCCCCTCTACCTGAATCTCGTATACACCAGCGGCAGGAGTAAGCAGTGTGATTTGCTCTACATTATTTGTTCGGTCTATACCTCGTTTGGCCGGAAGGCGTAGCGAGTCGGGGTGTGGGTAAGCATTCAGTACCCAGGGCAGCCACTCTGTACCTGTTGTAGGATGCCTTAAAACAAGGTCTAAATCATTTACGAGTGCGGCGGGAGCATCGGGTTCTGCTTCGGGTTCGTGCCACACAAGCGTTACTTTGAGCTGCTGTGTACCTTCCGGAACCTGTATTCTGAATATTTGAGAGCTACCTGTTGTAGCCTCTCCCGAGAAATGCCGTTGCGCCAGAACAGCCTGCACAGCACCAATGGCATCAGCATTGCCAAAACCGCTTTCAAAGTCGGCTTCCGGTGCTCCTCTGTCGTCGGCACTGTTTATAAGTATGGCTTTTACCAATGCTGCTGATGGTAGCAGGCCGTTATGAACCTCTTTGTAAGCCTGCTGCACCAGAAGGGCTATACCCGACACCACTGCCGATGCCTCTGAAGTACCGCCTGCTCCGTGCGCTACCAGTTCGGGTTTTATTCTGCCGTCATAGGCGGGGCCTCTGGAACTCAATGTGCCAACTTTACCATCAGCGTCCAGGGCTCCTACACTCAAGGTGTTTTTAGAAAGTTTAAACTGCCCGGTCAGGTTTGCCATAGCTGGTATACCTGCATAAGGGCCAGTTTCAGGTGTCAAGTTACCACTGTTACCGGAAGAAAATATGTGGAGCAGTGTGGGGAAGCGCCTGACCTGCCTGTCGTATTCATAGCTTTCCAAGCCGTAGTAGTTTTCTGGTCCGACGCCGTAAGAATGGTTCTGCACGCTAACACCCGCCTCAAGAAGTTGCTGGCTGTCATCTGGCATCAGCTCTGCAAAATCAGCGGAAGCGATTTTGGCATTCCAGGCTATTCCTTTTCCAGCCGGAGCCGAATTACCTCCCCCTGCAATAATCGTAGCCATAGTGGTGGCATGGGAAGAAGAAGCAGTATGCAGAAATGGCGAAGAAATTACGCGTCCTTTAAAATCGACATCGGAAGCATCGAAAGCATTTTCCTTTACGGAGGCTGCTACACCCTGGCCGTTCAGGTGAGGGTACAGGCCATGCACAGCTGTAATATAATTGGCACTGAAATCGGCATCCTTCAGCTCCAGTTCTTCCCGGGGCGTACGGCTGGTCCTGTCGATGTACTTTACCCAGGGGCAGTTTTGTAGTGCCTGTAGTTGAGCTGGATTTGATAGGCTTGCCAGGTATATATCTGGCGAAACAGTAGCTTTTAAGCTGATGTCCTGCTGCTTTAACCATTCCCTGGCTTTGTCAGGATCTGTTAAAAGCACCCGCACAGAATCCCGGCCACTGACTATGGTTGCCTGTAGTGGAGCAGCGAGTTTATGGTACCGGACCTGGTATACAGGAGCCAGCGCTTTGCTTTGAGCAAGCAGCGGCTGAGGCAGTTGCCACAGAAGCAAGTATATAAACAGCCAGCCTGCTATGGTAGTAGGGTAGCCACAGGATGTAAACATAAGGTAATCAGGTAATATGCCGGCGAGTAGCCGCTCTAGCTTTAGCAGCAGTCTTAAAGCTAATTAATTACCTCTATACTTACAATTATTTTATGGCTTGTATCGCTATTGCCCGTAGATCCACTTATAGAGGAGAATCCCGGTGAGGCTGCCGATGGTGTCGCTGATAATGTCTATGATATCACCTTCTCTGCCTTGAATAAAAAAGTGCTGTAATAGCTCGATCAGGATACCGAATATGGAGCAGATAAAGAAGGAGGTTCGGATGGCGTAATGCTTTAACCTCGGGTAAGAGAACTGTTTTTTAAGCCCCACGATCATAAAGAAAGTGAGAACAGCAAACATAAAAGCATGGGCAAACGAATCAAAAGAAAGCAAATCCCAGATAGAAAGGGTGGAGGGCATAGAAGAAGAGGGCAGCAATGTTGTTAACATAATCATTGCTGCCCACATAATAGTAAATAGGTTGTATCGGAGTATCAAACCTACTTAATGTTTTTTCGGTTACTGGCCGATAAGTTCACGGTAAGCCTCTGCTGAAAGCAGACCTTCTATTTCGCTTGTATCTTCTATAGATAACTTAATGATCCAGCCTTCGCCATACGGATCGGAGTTTACTAATTCAGGGCTGTTCTCTAGTTCGCTGTTAAACTCTAAAACGGTACCGCTAAGTGGGCTGAACAAATCAGAAACTGTCTTTACAGCCTCTACTGTGCCAAATACATCCTCTTTGCTGATTTGCTTATCAACTGTATCAATGTCTACATATACAATGTCACCCAGTTCGCTTTGAGCAAAGTCGGTAATACCTATGTAGGCTACATCTCCTTCAATACGTACCCACTCGTGATCTTTTGTATACTTTAGTGTTTCAGGTAAGTTCATCTGTTTTATCTGTTAATAAATTGACCTTCCAAAATTACAGTCTTTTTTGCAATGCCAAAACATTATTGCAAACTAACTCGGAGCTGCACTCCCCCTTCCGATACACTGCTACGGAAAGAGGTTGAGATTTTTGGATCTGATACAGTACGCAATACATAAAATTGCAGGTTCACGCGCTGGCTCAGAACATAGTCTACTGTAGGTCGCAATTGCAATTGCCTTGTGCCGTTTGTAATCTGGTTCTGGCTGTATTCGTTTCCAAATTCATCGCGTGCAATGGCCCGCTGTATCGTCTGGTTATCGCGCACCGAAAGATCGAGGCGCATCGTTAGCTCATTCTCGAGCACCTTGCGCTGGCCGCGAATTCTAAATGGTATTTTAAAATTGGTAGTAGCATAACCCAGGCCAATTACATAGTCTTTCACATTGGTTTCTGTAATCTGGGCATTTGTCAGGTTCAGCGACAAGTTACGCTCAATTTTATACTCCAGGCGACCTGTCAGGTTTTTATTGGTTCTGAAATCGACCCCTAGCAGAGGTGCAAGTCTTTCAGAAACTGTTAGCTGTGTAACAATATAGTAAGGTACAATTCTGCCAAACTCATTCAGTTGTGTTGGAAAGTCTGCCGGAGCCTGATCATAAGCAAGCGATGTTGTAAAGTTGCTGATGTTATAGCTGGCATTATAGCCGTGCCGCAGGTTTACCTGGCTGAACCATTGCTTAAAGAAGGCTAGCTGCGACAAACCATTATAAGTAATGTTCCAGTTCGGGATAGGCAGGCGGCTGAACGGATTGCTTGCTTTAGCTCGGTATCCATCTATGTCACGGCCCTGATAGGCATACTCAAATGCTTTTATAAGTACATTCTGCGAATTAAGAGAATACCCAGAATCGCCTGCAGCAGCATTGGCAGCCATAAGCCTCTCCTGAATGGCATAGCGGTTTCTGATAAAGTTTTCAAATGCATTAGAGCTGCCTCCTGAAGTTGATTCGAACAAGGTACCTATTGCAATGAAGGAAGTACTGAAAGAGCCTGTATTGATTGGGTTCTGCCGGCGATCTTCCTGGCTGATCTCTCCGAAATCGTCAATCTCCTTTCTGTAAAACACTTCTGCTATCTCTGATTTATTGCGTCTGGCATCGAGCTGCAGGTTAAAGTTGCGGAACGGCTCCAGGTTAGCTCTTGCCGTAAAAGTTTCTGTTAAGATTGAGCTAAAGGCGGTATTCAGATATTGGCTGCTGTCGGTATACCAGCCGTTTGAATTAGCTCTGTAGTAAAGCTCATCCAGGTCATACTGTCTGCCTAAGATAAATGGTAAGCCCGGTGCCGTAAATCCTTCATCAAAACCAAACATCTTGGTACTTGGCAGGTAGCCCGGCATTAATGTTCCCTGGTTTTGCAGGTAGGTAAAGTTTATAGAACGCGTCATCATGAGCACGCGTGCCAAAGCCTTTGCCACTCTCATTTCAGATTTTGGCTTCTGCGCAGTTGTATCAGTAGGCGCTGGTGCTGGATTAGGCCGCTGAGGTGTAGGGGAGTTAACTTCTTTCAGAAACTTAACTTTATTATACAGCTTCACCAGGTCCAAGCGTCCGTTCAC contains these protein-coding regions:
- the gcvH gene encoding glycine cleavage system protein GcvH, yielding MNLPETLKYTKDHEWVRIEGDVAYIGITDFAQSELGDIVYVDIDTVDKQISKEDVFGTVEAVKTVSDLFSPLSGTVLEFNSELENSPELVNSDPYGEGWIIKLSIEDTSEIEGLLSAEAYRELIGQ
- a CDS encoding S8 family serine peptidase, coding for MFTSCGYPTTIAGWLFIYLLLWQLPQPLLAQSKALAPVYQVRYHKLAAPLQATIVSGRDSVRVLLTDPDKAREWLKQQDISLKATVSPDIYLASLSNPAQLQALQNCPWVKYIDRTSRTPREELELKDADFSANYITAVHGLYPHLNGQGVAASVKENAFDASDVDFKGRVISSPFLHTASSSHATTMATIIAGGGNSAPAGKGIAWNAKIASADFAELMPDDSQQLLEAGVSVQNHSYGVGPENYYGLESYEYDRQVRRFPTLLHIFSSGNSGNLTPETGPYAGIPAMANLTGQFKLSKNTLSVGALDADGKVGTLSSRGPAYDGRIKPELVAHGAGGTSEASAVVSGIALLVQQAYKEVHNGLLPSAALVKAILINSADDRGAPEADFESGFGNADAIGAVQAVLAQRHFSGEATTGSSQIFRIQVPEGTQQLKVTLVWHEPEAEPDAPAALVNDLDLVLRHPTTGTEWLPWVLNAYPHPDSLRLPAKRGIDRTNNVEQITLLTPAAGVYEIQVEGHQVTSNPQVFEIAYEYEATPQWIYPSKGSNLSAAGINRIRWQAKPASAAATKARLEFKGGGTENWVLVADNIDVALGYYDWSAPAISSTGQLRISTAEEVLYSEEFILSATLQPAIALYCGNTLLLQWDAIPYVSEYALYQLGATHLELMQTISDTLVVLEKHPGDDAQLYAVAPVLSGLTGNKSRGLRYDPQQELCYIKTFLPRQLVMDTVVFDLELSTNYNLASIRFEKWQQGAFQTIQTLSPAQSLRFTLEDLQATPGLNRYRVKATDIYQNTYYSSVEEVFNSDKGFIQVAPNPVVAGQNLEVLAGEGDGVARIQLISPVGKLMYETADSGALKTIPTTGLTKGLYLLRIYTAKGEILTSRVVIL
- a CDS encoding M57 family metalloprotease translates to MKTKRLFFLSAIALTLGFTSCQQEEDAVTSTDEISEQALIKISQMGFSNQGVQRVAGGYLVEGDIMISEKELSSNFETQALRVGEVEQYRTNNLVSVGSSVRTINVAISTTLPQSYVAAVDEAIRRYNAENLRIRFARVSSGYNILLTKAPNNASYLASAGFPSGGNPYNQVLVNSTYMGSNPGTNYLATVLAHELGHCIGFRHTDYMDRSYSCGGAYTNEGASSVGAVHIPGTPTTADATSWMLACVATGQNRPFNANDRIALNYLY
- a CDS encoding VanZ family protein; the protein is MLTTLLPSSSMPSTLSIWDLLSFDSFAHAFMFAVLTFFMIVGLKKQFSYPRLKHYAIRTSFFICSIFGILIELLQHFFIQGREGDIIDIISDTIGSLTGILLYKWIYGQ